In Streptomyces canus, one DNA window encodes the following:
- a CDS encoding SDR family oxidoreductase, with amino-acid sequence MSSPDPQVRAARNQSTNPAARRPVVAVTGAASGIGALLAERLAASEEIKQVIALDERRGECAAAQWHILDVRDPAIAEKLRGADVVVHLALDLDLETDPAARTAYNVRGTQTVLTAAAAAGIHRVVLCTSAMVYGALPDNELPLSEDAELRATAEATGVGDLLEIERLARRAPRAHPGLNVTVVRPAVLVGGGTDTALTRYFESPRLLVVAGSRPAWQFCHVEDLCSALEYAVLEKVDGELAVGCDGWLEQEEIEELSGIRRMELPSAVALGAAARLHRIGLTPSPAGDLAYTMYPWVVSGSRLHDAGWRPQWTNEEVLAELLEEVAGRHTVAGRRLGRKDATAAGAAGATVALLGAAAVVRRARKARRRI; translated from the coding sequence GTGAGTTCCCCTGATCCGCAGGTTCGCGCAGCGCGAAACCAGTCAACCAACCCCGCCGCGCGCCGGCCAGTCGTCGCGGTCACCGGCGCCGCGTCCGGCATCGGGGCGCTGCTCGCCGAGCGGCTGGCCGCCTCGGAGGAGATCAAGCAGGTCATCGCGCTGGACGAGCGGCGTGGTGAGTGCGCCGCGGCGCAGTGGCACATCCTGGATGTGCGGGATCCGGCCATCGCGGAGAAACTGCGCGGGGCCGACGTCGTGGTCCATCTGGCGCTCGACCTCGATCTGGAGACGGACCCGGCCGCGCGGACGGCGTACAACGTCCGGGGGACGCAGACCGTGCTGACCGCCGCGGCGGCCGCCGGCATCCACCGGGTCGTGCTGTGCACCTCCGCCATGGTCTACGGGGCGCTTCCGGACAACGAGCTACCCCTTTCGGAGGACGCCGAGCTGCGGGCCACCGCGGAGGCGACCGGCGTCGGGGATCTGCTGGAGATCGAGCGGCTCGCGCGTCGGGCTCCTCGGGCGCATCCCGGGCTCAATGTCACCGTCGTGCGGCCTGCCGTGCTGGTGGGCGGAGGCACCGACACCGCTCTGACCCGGTACTTCGAGTCCCCGCGGCTGCTGGTCGTGGCCGGGTCCCGGCCCGCCTGGCAGTTCTGCCATGTCGAGGATCTGTGCAGCGCTCTGGAGTACGCCGTCCTGGAGAAGGTCGACGGCGAGCTGGCCGTCGGGTGCGACGGGTGGCTGGAGCAGGAGGAGATCGAGGAGCTCAGCGGGATCCGCCGGATGGAGTTGCCGTCGGCGGTCGCCCTGGGGGCGGCGGCGCGGCTGCACCGGATCGGGCTGACGCCGTCCCCCGCGGGGGATCTCGCGTACACGATGTACCCCTGGGTGGTGAGCGGGAGCCGCCTGCATGACGCCGGGTGGCGGCCGCAGTGGACCAACGAGGAGGTGCTCGCGGAGCTGCTGGAGGAGGTCGCCGGGCGGCACACGGTCGCCGGGCGGCGGCTGGGGCGGAAGGACGCGACGGCTGCGGGGGCCGCGGGGGCGACGGTGGCGCTGCTGGGTGCGGCGGCCGTGGTGCGGCGGGCCCGGAAGGCGCGGCGGCGGATCTGA